One bacterium HR34 DNA window includes the following coding sequences:
- the rlmE gene encoding Ribosomal RNA large subunit methyltransferase E — protein sequence MHPIYSKKDTFSKKAKEKNYPARSVFKLQEINKKFKIIKPGTTVLDLGASPGSWTMYCAEELKGKGKIVAVDIKDIKNDILKIKNIEFYKMSIFDDKIFNLGEFDVLLSDAAPNTTGIREVDHARQIELVKRVIEIAKTNLKRGGNVVCKVFEGAEMRNIINEFKKLFKKALLYKPEASRKESREIYLIGLKKI from the coding sequence ATGCACCCAATTTACAGCAAGAAGGATACCTTTTCTAAAAAAGCAAAAGAAAAGAATTATCCAGCAAGATCAGTTTTCAAACTTCAAGAGATAAATAAAAAATTCAAAATAATAAAACCAGGGACCACAGTTCTTGATTTAGGAGCAAGTCCTGGCTCGTGGACAATGTATTGCGCAGAAGAGTTAAAAGGTAAGGGAAAAATTGTGGCAGTTGACATAAAGGATATAAAAAATGATATTCTTAAAATTAAAAATATAGAGTTTTATAAAATGTCGATATTTGATGATAAAATTTTTAATTTAGGGGAGTTTGATGTTTTGCTTTCTGATGCGGCCCCAAATACTACCGGAATTAGAGAAGTTGATCACGCAAGGCAGATAGAATTGGTAAAAAGAGTTATAGAAATTGCGAAAACTAATCTAAAAAGAGGAGGAAATGTTGTTTGTAAGGTATTTGAAGGTGCAGAAATGAGAAATATAATTAATGAATTTAAAAAACTATTTAAAAAGGCTTTATTGTACAAACCAGAAGCATCAAGAAAAGAGAGTAGGGAAATTTATTTAATAGGACTTAAAAAAATATGA
- the ygjK gene encoding Glucosidase YgjK, with protein MNAFTKLRNYKIEQKIKEDLFEKAKKVLDENWVELPNGLGYTRPADKLYPFQWNWDSGFTAYGYCHYDIEKAIKEMDSLFFGQWKNGFLPSIVFHIPSVNYFTNAEFWNVKKVTDQAPNVDTSGISQPPVHALAIWHIYKKLLEKDYKKAIKFLEEYYPRLFKLHKYYLEKRDPEGTGLVTIYHPWESGFDNSPRWDEILSRIKVDKDDIPPYKRHDINVVDKKYRPSDEDYDKYVYLAILLKNNGYEDERIYRDHPFRIKDKVFSTILYIANKRLLAMSGILKTGDDNEIKEWMRRFEFSFYHILWNEEDKLCYDFDLTIHKQIKIKSVDSLLPVILAGIFPRSKIKQLAYHLDSVNFCGKNMCKVKLLPSLDIRDERFSQYLYWRGPIWINVNWLIWKGFMEYQLKERARDFQIHILNLVNREGFWEYYSPLTGKGLGADNFSWTAALTIDLLNHL; from the coding sequence ATGAATGCTTTTACGAAATTAAGAAACTATAAAATAGAACAAAAAATAAAAGAAGATCTTTTTGAGAAAGCCAAAAAAGTTTTAGATGAAAATTGGGTTGAGCTTCCAAATGGATTAGGTTATACGAGGCCAGCTGACAAACTTTATCCTTTTCAATGGAATTGGGACTCAGGATTTACTGCTTATGGTTATTGTCATTATGATATTGAAAAAGCAATAAAAGAAATGGATTCTTTGTTTTTTGGGCAGTGGAAGAATGGTTTTTTGCCAAGTATAGTTTTCCATATACCAAGCGTGAATTATTTTACAAACGCTGAATTTTGGAATGTTAAAAAAGTTACAGATCAAGCGCCAAACGTTGACACATCTGGAATATCTCAACCACCTGTGCACGCTCTTGCTATATGGCATATTTACAAAAAACTATTAGAAAAAGATTATAAAAAAGCAATAAAGTTTTTAGAAGAATATTATCCTCGCCTTTTTAAACTTCATAAGTACTACTTAGAAAAAAGAGATCCTGAAGGAACAGGTTTAGTTACTATTTACCATCCTTGGGAATCTGGTTTTGACAATTCTCCAAGATGGGACGAGATTTTAAGTAGAATAAAAGTTGATAAAGATGACATTCCTCCATATAAACGTCACGATATTAATGTTGTTGATAAAAAATATAGGCCATCTGACGAAGATTACGATAAATATGTTTACCTTGCTATACTTCTTAAAAACAATGGTTATGAAGATGAAAGAATATATAGAGATCATCCTTTCAGAATAAAAGATAAAGTTTTTTCAACTATTTTGTACATAGCCAACAAAAGATTGCTGGCAATGTCAGGTATTCTAAAAACAGGAGACGATAATGAAATAAAAGAGTGGATGAGGAGGTTTGAGTTTAGTTTTTATCATATTTTGTGGAATGAAGAAGATAAGCTTTGCTATGATTTTGATTTGACAATTCACAAACAAATTAAAATTAAATCAGTAGACTCTTTGCTTCCTGTTATTTTAGCTGGCATATTCCCAAGAAGTAAAATTAAACAACTGGCATACCACTTAGATTCTGTTAACTTTTGCGGTAAGAATATGTGCAAGGTCAAACTTCTACCTTCTTTAGACATAAGAGATGAAAGATTCTCTCAGTATTTGTATTGGAGGGGGCCAATATGGATAAATGTTAACTGGTTAATATGGAAGGGATTTATGGAGTATCAATTAAAAGAAAGAGCAAGAGATTTTCAAATTCATATATTAAATCTTGTTAACAGAGAAGGTTTTTGGGAATATTATTCTCCTTTAACAGGCAAAGGGTTGGGCGCTGATAATTTTTCTTGGACCGCCGCTTTAACAATTGATTTGTTGAATCACTTGTAA
- the nagK gene encoding N-acetyl-D-glucosamine kinase — translation MYFSCDVGATKTRIGFSRDCKKIENIIIKNTPKNFNDGVNNIVGSILDILAHQKTKKIRGVILGVPGLLDKEKIKIKKAPNLPLWQNKPIKKYLENKLRTKVFLENDTALVGLGEAVYGAGKGYKVVSYLTISTGVNGVKIENGKIDENVFGFELGHQVLAIEKNKPVYIERLIGGRWLKEKYKKEPYNIKDKKVWQEVEKNVAILVNNAIVHWSPECVILGGSITKSLNINNVRNIVKEICIFPRLPYILKSKFSDVAGIYGGLYFLYKNDRCSL, via the coding sequence ATGTATTTTTCTTGCGATGTTGGAGCAACCAAAACAAGGATAGGTTTTTCAAGGGATTGTAAAAAAATTGAAAATATTATAATTAAAAATACGCCAAAAAATTTTAATGATGGAGTTAACAATATAGTTGGCAGTATTTTAGATATTTTAGCGCACCAAAAAACTAAAAAGATAAGAGGTGTTATTTTGGGTGTGCCGGGTCTTTTGGATAAAGAAAAGATAAAAATAAAAAAAGCACCAAATTTGCCCTTGTGGCAAAACAAACCTATTAAAAAGTATTTAGAAAATAAATTAAGAACAAAAGTTTTTTTGGAAAATGATACTGCTTTAGTTGGTTTAGGAGAGGCTGTTTATGGCGCTGGCAAAGGATACAAAGTTGTTTCTTATCTAACAATAAGCACAGGAGTTAACGGAGTTAAAATTGAAAACGGCAAAATAGACGAAAATGTTTTTGGTTTTGAATTAGGACATCAAGTTTTGGCAATAGAGAAAAACAAACCTGTTTATATTGAAAGATTGATAGGAGGAAGATGGTTAAAAGAAAAATATAAAAAAGAACCATATAATATAAAAGATAAAAAAGTTTGGCAGGAGGTTGAGAAGAATGTTGCAATTTTAGTGAACAACGCCATAGTTCATTGGTCGCCAGAGTGCGTAATTCTTGGCGGTTCTATAACAAAAAGTTTAAATATTAACAATGTTAGAAATATAGTTAAAGAAATTTGCATATTTCCTAGATTGCCTTACATTTTAAAATCTAAATTTTCTGATGTGGCAGGTATTTATGGTGGCCTTTATTTTCTTTATAAAAATGATAGGTGTTCTTTATAA
- the trmH gene encoding tRNA (guanosine(18)-2'-O)-methyltransferase, with translation MWQVFMVAFIFFIKMIGVLYNIRSIFNTASIFRSSDALCLEKLYLVGYTPEPVNKFGREVEKFKKVSLGAEKTVPWEKKKDIIKLIKKLKKEGYKILSLEITDKAIPYFEYYPNNDKIALIVGNEIDGLPKKVLDNSDKVLYIPMKGKKESLNVAIAFSIVAFHLKYRKTKRL, from the coding sequence ATGTGGCAGGTATTTATGGTGGCCTTTATTTTCTTTATAAAAATGATAGGTGTTCTTTATAACATTAGAAGTATTTTTAATACAGCGTCTATCTTTAGGAGTTCAGATGCTCTTTGTTTGGAAAAATTATATCTTGTTGGTTATACGCCAGAGCCTGTAAATAAATTTGGAAGGGAGGTTGAAAAATTTAAAAAAGTGTCTCTTGGAGCAGAAAAAACAGTTCCTTGGGAGAAGAAAAAAGATATAATAAAACTAATTAAAAAATTAAAAAAAGAAGGATATAAAATTTTGTCTTTGGAGATAACAGATAAAGCAATTCCTTATTTTGAGTATTACCCAAATAATGATAAAATAGCATTAATTGTTGGCAATGAAATTGATGGCCTTCCTAAAAAAGTTTTAGATAATTCAGATAAAGTTTTGTATATTCCCATGAAAGGCAAAAAAGAATCTTTAAATGTTGCAATCGCTTTTTCTATAGTTGCCTTTCATTTAAAATATCGTAAAACAAAAAGATTATAA